The Camelus ferus isolate YT-003-E chromosome 4, BCGSAC_Cfer_1.0, whole genome shotgun sequence genome has a segment encoding these proteins:
- the LOC102518053 gene encoding LOW QUALITY PROTEIN: olfactory receptor 1361-like (The sequence of the model RefSeq protein was modified relative to this genomic sequence to represent the inferred CDS: inserted 2 bases in 1 codon) — MLIFSSNFSTLNGIRNQTSSPDFLLLGFSQHPEQQPLLFGLFLGMYLVTVLGNLLIILAIGSDPRLHTPMYFFLANLSFIDTCFSCTIVPEVLVNXYTQRYTISYTGCLVQMYFFMALALLDDFLLAVMAYDRYVAICLPLHYATIMCPQRCLLLVAASWLCSHLLAFSLTLLMSQFSFCAPYSIPHFFCDLLPLLKRAYSDTHIFQTMMFAEAALSGVVPLTCVLVSYAHIIHTILRVPSAGGRQKVFSTCGSHLTVVTLFYGTVFLVYFQPSSSYSADTGMVASVMYTMVTPMLNPFIYSLRNRDMKEALWRLLGWGRCSTP; from the exons ATGC TGATATTTTCCTCcaatttttccactttaaatGGAATTAGAAATCAAACCAGCAGCCCTGACTTCCTGCTCCTGGGATTCTCTCAACACCCAGAGCAGCAGCCTCTCCTCTTCGGGCTCTTCCTGGGCATGTACCTGGTCACCGTGCTGGGGAACCTGCTCATCATCCTGGCCATCGGCTCTGACCCTCGCCTCCACActcccatgtacttcttcctggcCAACCTGTCCTTCATTGACACCTGCTTCTCCTGCACCATTGTCCCCGAGGTCCTGGTAAA GTACACACAGCGCTATACCATCTCCTACACGGGGTGCCTCGTGCAGATGTACTTCTTCATGGCATTGGCCCTGCTGGATGACTTCCTGTTGGCCGTGATGGCatatgaccgctacgtggccatctgccttcctctccacTACGCCACGATCATGTGTCCCCAGCGCTGCCTGCTGCTGGTCGCGgcatcctggctctgctcccacctcctggCCTTCTCACTCACTCTCCTTAtgtctcagttttccttctgtgcCCCCTATTCCATCCCGCACTTCTTCTGTGATCTCCTCCCACTCCTCAAACGTGCCTACTCAGACACTCACATCTTTCAGACCATGATGTTTGCAGAAGCAGCCCTCTCGGGTGTGGTCCCTCTCACCTGTGTCCTGGTCTCTTATGCCCACATCATCCACACCATCCTCAGGGTCCCCTCTGCTGGGGGGAGGCAGAAAGTCTTCTCTACCTGTGGCTCTCACCTGACAGTGGTCACACTCTTCTATGGAACTGTCTTTCTGGTATATTTCCAGCCCTCATCCTCCTACTCAGCAGACACTGGAATGGTGGCATCTGTCATGTACACGATGGTTACCCCCATGCTGAACCCCTTTATCTACAGCCTGAGGAACAGGGACATGAAGGAGGCTTTGTGGAGACTCCTTGGCTGGGGAAGATGTTCCACCCCATAA